A window of Periplaneta americana isolate PAMFEO1 chromosome 9, P.americana_PAMFEO1_priV1, whole genome shotgun sequence genomic DNA:
TGATGCTGTTGACTGAACACGAAGACCGGTAGACAATGAGtgtgcattgtgtgcgactgAAATGACGAAAAAAAAGTGTATCGTGTAATCCctactgtatatttcattttttaaatatcaatttagatatcaataaatacaggaaatgaatcgtataatataataatccgtggcgctacagcccgtgaagggcctagaccgaccaactagccggctgctggcctcacgcccacatgtcgaagcagaggtggacgatcatccaaccagactggagatatcgtgtggttagtacgatgatccccccagctgttatagctggcattcgcaaccagatttcgctacctatcgtagctccccaagtgcatcacgatgctgggtgggcaccagtcccatacactggccgaaatttcatgagaaaatttcttcccccatgaggactcgaaccagcgtcaAATCGTAtagttctgaataaattttgtcgaGAAAACGCGCTGCCAGCTAAAGTAAATATTTACTGCTCCGTTCATAACAAAAATAAGTAAGCACTATATACAGAACAAAGTTTCTTTATTACAAATTAGAAACAACCAAGACAAGACACACATAGTAAGGTAAAATGGTCAGTGACCCATGGTTTTGAGGAGTCCCAAGATGTAACTGCCCAGCTCCTCGTCCTGGTTGTCCCAGGACACGTAGACACTCTTCTGCTCATCCTCGCTGCCCTCCACTTTGACGAGGACAGACTCAACAGAAATGGAGCCATCAGTGAGCTGGACGGGGCAGTCCTTGAGTCGCGCGCGGATGAGTGCCAGCAGTTTCTCAGTCGTCTTGCTGGCCGGGCCCGGGTCCTCTATACGCAGAGTGGACGTGAAGCGCACCAGATGCCGGCTGATGCCCGCCTCCTTGCAGGCGTCGTCCACTTCCATCAGACACATAGAGTTGTCCTTGACGACGAGCACGCCGTGCATGACCCGAGGCCGCTTGGGGTCGGGGGGCAGCGCGCTGTGCTTGCGGGCCTCCGTCTTGAGCAGTCGCAGCGACACATCCAGCGGTATTGTGATGCTCGTGTTGACAACGCAAGTCTCCCCATTGGCCGGCATGTGACACTCCAGGTCGAATTCTTTACGGATTTTCTCCTTGAGGAACTCCATTTTGGCGGCCTCGCCATGTACTAGCATGACGTGGCGTGGTTCACAGTACTGGATGAGCTGCATTATGCCCTTAGCATCGGCGTGTGCTGAAAAAGACATGTACTGGACAGACATCTTGACCTCCACTACTTGTCGGTTCTCGAACTCTATTTTCTTAGCACCGTTGAGCACTTTGTGGCCCACAGTGCCCACCACGCAGAAGCCTGGCATGATGACCATGTTGTTTTCGTTAGGCGCCCACTTCTTGAATATCTGTAGCGACAGTCCTGCGTGTAGCATGCCAGGCGTCGCAAACACCACCATGGCACCGGGGTTGTCGATATACGCCTTATCGAATGGCTTGATGTGCTTGAAGTCGAACATGTTGCGCTGCACGAAGGTCTTGCGGATCTTCTGGTTTGTCCACGTGATGAACATCTTATAGTAGTTGTTGGCCTTCTCGGTAAGACCAACAGCGAAGTAGACCGGCACTTTAAGATTCATGCGCTCCCAGTAGGTTTCGAGCAGGATGCATAGCTCCTGCGCCCGCCCCAGTGCGAACACTGGGATGAGCACTTTGCCCCCACGATCCACACACTCGTGGATCTTCTTGAGGAAGTCGCGTTCCCGGCAGCGCTTGGAGTCCCTGATGGTGGTCGCGTATGTGGACTCGCTGATAAGCAGGTCGGGTCGGCATTTGTCAATCCATGCAGCGCCTAGATGTCTGTCAGGGGTCATATTGTAATCGCCCGTGTACACCACAGACTGTGAGCCCACTCGAATCCAGAACATGGCGGCTCCTAGTACGTGACCTGCGTAGTACGCTTTGATCTCCAGCTGTGGGTCCACCATCACCGACTGATGTAGGGTCACCGCTACCACCTTCTTCATGCAGTCCTTAATATTCTGCGAAGTGAAAAAATTGCTCTCCCCTTTTCTTTCGACTGCTACTTTACGCATGTCTTCCAACAGGATGGGGGCTATAGCTTTTGTCGGATGTGTCATGTAAATTGGACCTGTGTAACCTACCATTTCAGTGAAATACGGTAGTGCACCACAATGATCAAGATGAAAGTGTGAAATTATGACACAATCGATATAACTTGTTAGAGGTCCTTCTGGAGCAATGTAAGTGAAATCTGGAAATCTACGCTCATCATTGAAACCCATATGCATTCCACAGTCAAGCATTATGTTTTTGCCACCCATTGAAAGTAAAATGCAACTTCTACCCACATCTTGTCCCGCCCCTAagggcgtaatttttatttcAGGCATAATATCTAACTTGACTTATTCACTCATACCAAAATGGCATGTACCGATACAATATGTAATAACACATTTATTCGTTGTTAGGAACAGTTGCCACATAACCTCACAATTGCAATGTTGTTATTTACCTATAAATTCAACTTTTAGTACGAAATGGCATGGGCTCAATTTCAATTTGTGTGTACAGTTTTTATGCGTATACTTGGGTATCTATATACTTTATAATACCAAACTCGTACGTTATTATCCCCCCAAAAATACATAACCTTAATACATGAATGAACTTAATAATCAATGTTGCCATATTTTCTAACAAAATATCCCATGGAGTATGGAGCAGTGTTCAGagattctgaaaatattttccctatatcatagaaatttcctttgtAAAGAAAAATTTCTCTAATTATTTCGTATAGTAAAGTTgtgtatttgtttaaatatgagaTTTATAATAGAAACTGATAAAAACCGTAACACGCTTcacttaataattattgtatgtgtATTCTATTCGTGCTGAACTGCCTGCTGTATTTACCGCCTTAAAAATTTACCCACTTGGTTTGGATAATCTCTGCCCTCCAGCGAATGCGCAAACAATCCAATATGACCTGTCATGATGATGGCCGTGTGGCATTTTGTGTGAAACTCGCCCAAGCAGGTTAGTGGACGCTGGAGAACGCGGACAACACCGACAACACGGAGACCGACGCAGAGAAAATGGCGGACAGAAGGAAAAATGCTAAAGATGAGAAAGATAGAGATGGTGTAGATGTTGTTAAGGCCAAACTTGATGATCCACCAAATTCGAGATTGTTTATAGTTTGCAACAAAAGTATTACCGAAGAAGAATTTCGTAGTGCCTTTGAGAAGTACGGAACTATTGAAGAAATATGGGTCGTCAGGGACCGCAACACAGGAGAACCAAAAGGTAAACGAGGGATATACAAGCTAAATACGGGACCTTTTTAAGTATATATTACTCTGTAGAACCGAAATTGTATTGGAAATGTGTTTCAGGTGTTACATACATCAAATTCTCGAAGACATCCGAAGCTGCTCTTGCATTGGAGGAAATGAACGGTTGTTGTATAGGATCGCATCCAAGGCCCTTGAAAGTGATGATTGCACATAGGTATGTATATCTGCTAAACCGGTAATTacattgggaaaatttcagtatgcgGATTCCTCACAGACAATTTTATCTTgtaatactaaaaagagcagatttgtctgcgtttgtcaaatgcgcatcatcatgcttacgaaaaggtgtttttcagtgccaatattttattttgtgtgcacaaggttggaattttgaagtaagaggaaaaggaaggaatccgtgttctgaaatgtaTCCTCGACAAACACAGATTTGCTctgtttagtattttaagatagaCTAAttgttgtcagtgaggtatccgtatactgaaatttcccAGTAGAATATCAAACGTTCCAGTACTATAGCTGTGATTTTGTGTTTCAGCCGAGATCAAGGTTCGAAACGTGAAATGAATGAGGAAGAACGACTTCTGaggttattttgtgttgtgcCCAAAACAACAACAGATCAGATGTTGCGAGACCACTTCAAGCAGTTTGGAGATATAGATTATGTTTCTGTTGTTAAGGACAGGGAAACAAAAGAGAGCAAGGGATTTGCTTACGTCAAGTTTCACAAGTGAGTATTGTGAATATTTTTCACTCTTTCTACTTAAGAAAATCTGATTTTTAATTACGAGAGCAGCTGTTCCTAATATGCTTATAGAGATTGATGGTTAATCAGAAACATATAGCATATGGACAAAAACCTCTGCACCAATCATTTGGTGTGCCACTTTTgttgacaataaataataataataatgatttatttaacctggcagagttaaggctatacggccttctctaacactctaccaggagtaaaaactgcgttacaaaaaacaatacaaatttacaaagtacactacaattttacacacaaaactgaataagataataataataataaaatgtaaacaataagtaagtagaaatcagacataatatataacatacagaaagaaaggaaaaagcataataaaatgtgaacagcaggccaaaataaatgagacatacgaaatataaaaaaagacaattattgataataataataataataataataataataataataataataataatgatgatttatttaacctggcagagttaaggccatacggccttctctaacactcaaccaggagtaaaaactgcgttacaaaaaacaatacaaatttacaaagtacactataattttacatacaaaactgaataagataataataataaaatctaaacaacaagtaagtagaaatcagacataatatataacatacagaaagaaaggaaaaagcataataaaatgtgaacagcaggccaaaataaatgagacatacaaaatataaaaaaataagacaattattgataataataataataatgataggaaataagaatattaataaataataataataataataatagtaataaaatagtgcagtacaaagcatacaatgaataaaatatttttaagtacacacagtaaggaaaattatgattatatatagctcaacgtatcacattatagatataccattatcggaaaatatgaaaacaaaaatgtagaataagttaaatatcactagaacattaaaataaatgtgaatacgtggaaacatgcaatacaacacttgtcataataataataataataataataataataataataataataagttagtttggcaactcgtcataagataattttctaacttggatttgaaagattttaatgttcggcagcccttgacttcaggcggcagagagttccagtgacgagaggtagcaacagtgaaagatgaggaatacagagatgatgtgtgaagtggaatttctagcgttttatcgcgttgtgatcgagtattaaatCAGTAAGGTGATTGAAGGAAATTTTGTTAATGTGGTTCACCAAAATGTTATCTGCCAATCTGGTTGCTATTTTGGTTGTAAGAAGTGATATTGAAAACAGATTATAATGGCTCCAATTTGAATCGAAGTTTGGGATGTTATTTTTCTCAAGTAATACTTATAAAAATACCAAGAACAAATCATATTTAATCCCATaatttcctcatttttttttctaaaagctCAGAGGCGAAAAATCATGAGGGAATTTATGTGATGAGTgcaaaatattgggaataaattggtGATAAATAACGTCTAACAATCCATTTACTGTACTAAACGAATTAATGTTTAGTACTAAGTAATTACCTGTAAATATATAACATTTGAGTAATTTTGGGCAGTATTGTGGCTTTTCCTTGTACTGATGTGTCAGTTTTAATGCCGGTAGACTGATTCTGACTAACCTTGGAGCATGGTATTAAAACTTTGTGCATAAAATATTCGTAtgaaaattaacttattattttgcaATCTACTAAGAGAACAATTCCAAATCATCTTCCGTACATCACGGAAATTGGCATTTTTCACACATATAAGAATTTAATGACTGGATTTTCCATGGATATTTTTATGATACTCTGAATCTTGACGAAAGATGCTCTTGAAGGGAAAGCTTGCCTACCGACTTGGAGTTGTgctagggcgtgggttcgattcctgcttggactgattacctggttggattattttccgaggttttcccaaactgtaaggcgaatgttgaGTACTCTGTGACGAATCCTcgtctcatcttgccaaatatcatctcgctatcaccaatctcactgaccctaaataacctcgtagttgatacagcatggTTAAATAAGCGAGTAAAAAGAAATTACGTGAGTAAATATAGTATatgtaaataatcacattcattGTGGCCTTCGGTGGCTGGTAAATCATGCTTAAACTGGAAAACTGATACTCTTCATAGGCTGGTGTTGTGAGTTATGTGGccttagcctatttattttagtGAACCATTAAAGTAACTGTGTGGTCttggaaaaggaaaaagaaatagtttATGCCACTGACCAAAACTTTTCCAAGAAAACAGACAGAAGCCGCAATTTCACACTCACTGTAACACATTGTACTAAAACTATTGTCTTTTGAAGAATCGGACTTTGAATCATGTTCGAAAagtggttcagacggtgcgtgtttctgtgatggattccaagctgATGGGTAGCCTGCATgctcacttgccggaagtaatgcACTCTGGTGGCTCcatggatggctagcttgctggatttcgagggtaggttccttgctatttttcgtgatggtttgcaggctggatccaaagatcatataatatcaccactgaaaccatgtcacCATGTTCgctgttttccaactaaacctgttttttttctatattatctagtttctaagaaacaacaattaaatatcggattttagctgttttgcacttatggcttaattactttattgcgacatttactactgttaatgtaggacttagttgttttccactcacggtttagtttctttttgaccatgagtgttggcaacagatgaaacagcagataattttccaatttgaactgtgaaaagagccagccccgtatgaacaactaccatcaccgtaggcaacatgGGAGCCAACAAGTCAGCACACAGggtagccatcagcgcagccaccttggaatccatcacagaaactagcaccgtctaAACCAGCCTTTAGTGATGCAAAATATTTGTGTAGGTCAGGGGTTCTTAACCTTTTTTGGCCAAGACCTAACTTAACTGGGCGATAAACTTGCATGATCCATGGACCTATTTCGAAGTTAAATTGTTCTATTGTAATAAAAACAGGTAAATAAGtgtagcaattatttattaatatagagttgtaatatttcataataagcaataaaaactataatCATAATCCCAGTACTTGAATTaagatttctttaattttattttttcgggaaGCTACGGCAACCCATTCCGAAAGCCACGGCGACGCTTGTTTGGGTTGTGACCCATAGGTTAAGAAGCCCTGGTTTATATGTAAGTTTGATAATTGACATAATTTGATATTtatcttttgtagtttatatTGGTCTTTACCTTTACCACACATCTTtctcaattaattttaatttctgcatctgtctattatatttattttgcagGATCTCACATGCTGCAAAGGCATTCGAGGGTTGTGACCGGTCTTACAAAGCTGTGTTCGCAGAGCCTAAGAAAAAAACGAATCCTTTTGACATATATGAACGTTTCAGTGGACCACCGTCTTCTGTTATGTCATATGATGCTCCATTTTCACCGTTTAGTAAGTATTTGACATTGTTAACCAAAATAGCATACAGGTAGCAAGTAAGATAATAACTCATCCAACTGAGAAGTTGGCAGGCTTTGTAAGTGTCACTTTCTGCTGCTTGCGAGAAAAGCTCAGGAAGGAATTTGTCTTAATAGAGCTGGAAAATTTGACACTGATTATTCACTCATAGGcaagtcattttattttaaaactacgcacatttaattacagtaaaacctcttttAACCGAACTTCTGTTAACTGAAATGCGGCTtattcaaaacaatataaaaaagccaATGTTTTGTTTATCCCTGCACTATTTTGTTCAGCCCCTATAGCAGGCTACAGATTTAAGTTGAGTGTGCTCACAGCAGTGCTACATCTGTTTTCCATCTCCATCCCTCAAACACTTGTTTTGTATAGTAAACAGGGACGGCCAGTTCTATTAAGTGAGACATTCTTTTCGGCCCCCCCCCTCCTCCCACATACCTGGGAATTACAGGATTATGGTACATGCATTcgaggtaagtttccaatttctcATTCTTTTTAGTTGTGTTGCAATTATCGCATTATTGGTACGtcttatttttaaaagaaaactcGTATATTTTACTCATCAAGCACTGGTGTGATATTGCAGCTCACAAACAATGCGAGAAAAAGAGAGACAGAAGATGAAAACTGATTATTggatgtaaaattaataataataataatgagaaaaatgcgcTCAAGTTGAGCATTAATGTCCAAGTTTAGTCTTTGCCATAGTCTGTTATTGGTTTAACTCTCTTCGCACACGTTATGATGTGGTATTTTCTACATCTCTGCCCGCACAGCGCACATTTGCAGTCTTCGGTCGGTTCATGGAACATGTTGTTCACGCATATTTTATGATGAAACCCGTGTATTGCGAGTCTTGTTGTCACGTGCCGCTGGCTCCTACACTCCCTGGTCCAGCTGTCGTCTAGCATGGCTGATGTGGTGTAGAACTCTAGGTCTATCTCCTTCTTCTTCCGGTCTCTTACGCTTACCAGTTCCTGGTAGGGTCCTGTGGATGGTAGCCAGTGCTGCGATCTGATATTATCTACGAAATATGTCTCTCTCATGAGCTCATATACAAGGCGGGATGGCGCTGCATTTCTGACTCCTAGTATCCATTTCATAAACATAGTCTTGACTTTTTCTATTCTTATCATGTCACCAATCTTGAGTTTTTCCCAAATAATCTCTATTCCGTATGTTATAACTGGCGCTACCACCGTTTTGAATAGTGTCATCGCTGTGCTTGTCAACAGATTGTTGTATGAGGCTTTgatggctgctgctgctgctgctcttggaTGTAAAATTGATGAGCAGTTACAATACTAAATTCattgaatttttgtttataatttacatgcTCAACAGTCTCATTTTCTTCCCACTTTTAACgaaaaaatgcgaaaataaagtggacatcttgttcaaattattacaaattaatatataaaattcgtTAGtgatttcttttccatttccttgtTTGAAATTCTCATACTTTTTTTTATGAGAGTAGCTGAAACTTTGAGCTTTGTATCTTCATTGCACATTTTTATGTGACTGGCTGTAATTTATCACAAATTACCTGGTGTTGGAAGTTGAGTTTTCAGTATCAGCAGTAAACATAGACCAGGCCTGGGCACTATTAACTCAGTTGAGtcactgcagatttccccttaactccccatTCTACTTCTCCGGCTGAGGCAAGTAGACCAGCAGTTAAGCACTGCTCAGTGACAGATTGCATTATAACTTTacaaactttcggctctcgctggttgcctgaaatccatcactgatgcacagggCCCGTGTGTTTATAAGGTAGTGTAAGCAGAAGGGATGTGGAAGGAGGTTTCAGAGTTCTGTTCCACTCATCACTGACAGACAAATGATACAGGCTGGCATGTTCAAGTTGCACAATTTAGATTCTTGAGTGGGGAGGTGACTGCACATGAGTGTACCATAAATGTATGTGTTTCTGACGTGAATAGCCTACGTCTTTAAAATTAGACCGACACATGGGGTACAAGGACGGAAACAGCGATGTAACAtttgcagggtgatccatttCAACACTATAACTTTGTGAttaataacacgattgaaataaatgtggtcttgTTCGATTGGGTATATGACTACGATGCGACATGACCTTGAGTTGGTGCCACGCATGCTTGAGATGTGAGTGGTGGCCTACGGCAACTGGCAGCCATTTTGGGCATGGGCGAAAATTTTTGGTCAGTATATCTCGCGACTCTAATGTGCTAGCACGCTGATTTTGGTGTCATATGAAAGATCTGTCGGTTTAAGCCGGACGTATTCAGGAATGCCTATAGCTATATTCCCGACAAAGTCATACCCccaattttttaaattggttatttaataatgtataaaTTACGCAGTTATCTAGCATTGATGTAATTTGTGATAGAGTAATGGTATTTGCTGATACTAGTTCTAAGATTCACCatgggattacttgacattcaccttacagttgacaAATTTCACACAAAACCCCAACCATTTAATCTGCCCAAGTGAATTTTGAACCCATGTCTGAGCACAATCTCCTATCATGAGTCTTATCTACACTGATCGTCTTAATGAATGTTGTCACCCTGTTTGTACACATCAGGAATTGTAGATTTCCcatgagttttttttattttctggtgTATGAATCTTCTTCTTGTTACTTGGTCGTAAAACTTGGTCACCAGCTGTTTCTTTATCTATATCTAATGAATGTCAGAAATGTATTAGTTATACATTTAGAAACAATGATCTGACAAACTCTGTTTATGTAGGATTATATCAGTATTTAAATGATGtttgtaagtaagtgattaaAAATTTGTTCAACATTCTGGGAGTTGAAAGGTCAAAGGGATTTCCTCTGGTAATCTAGAAAATACGAAAAGTGTGCTATGCGAAATATAAatgatcaatcttcttaatgtatccagctgtttgctgacaacataaagtccactgtagtctattcacttgttgtttttcacgagaaatgaggggtattttgattggtgttcattatagatgcctgttgctagtagccagaggtggggtgtagtcgatatatactgcagggctgtcttctgcaactggtactgatgattttaatttaatataaagcaTCACCCACTGAAAATTAGTAGGATAGGGGCAGCTTGTACACACTTAAATATTTGACTTACAAAATTATCCTAAGAACTgtcgatttaatcgattaattcaaccaattaaattaattttaaaatccaattAACTGATCAAATGTGTTTTAAACTTTAGAATGGTTTAAACGGAATAAACTTACAGGCAAGACTTGGAGTCGGACTTCAGGGACATAAGTTCACCCTTATCTCTTGCGTAATTTATGTCCTTGATGAACTGCTTTTACATTTTTGCCAAGTGGATATTTGAGTATTAGTAATATCAAACATTCCTTAGTTAGCATTACAGCCACTGATTTGGGATCTGATTGTCTGAGCAGAAGGATCAAGCTACAGTAATCCAGAGGGCTACACTACACTGCGTGTGATTGCATCTCCGAGCCTGAACCAAGACCAGCTGTGGAGGCTGTTCGATCTTGTGCCGGGACTGGACTTCCTTCATCTCGACACCAAGTCCAGGCTGGTGAGTAGCAAGGCTGCGGGACAAGTTCTCTGTTCTGtcttctctttcttatttttccaCTTTTAATTTTCATCATCCGATCGAAACATTCACTTAAATGTTATAGTTATTACCTGCATTATATGAGAGGAGCTATCATAAATGCTGCCTGTGGTACATCAATAAGGGTCAACAGTTTACCCTGGTCTGCGAATTCATTATAGCAAACGTGTCATTGTGTGCTGTTTCTCACACTAATTAGCTCTTGATAtaattttaaaagtcatattgagttcagataagtttgtgaaataatatcatataaattagtttttattttcagtcaatcacttatcatgttaagatggcagaaatgaattctgttacatcaggCTACCATGTAACGCCAAGATGAGAAGGCCACGTCATCTGAAAACCTCCACGGTACACCTTTCATATTATGCCTCTCACCACGGCAAATAGACCGAaattttcttttacatccacttcACTGCAGTCTTCCAATATATTGAACTTTGTAAAGAACAAGCCTTAGCCTTCAGTTTTACACAATAATAATTTCAGacgattttaattttacaactcgGGCACACTGcgtgccttttttaatatattgtataaattataattatatccacTGGAAGGTTTTCTATCTgaatgttaatttaataccatGTATGCCATTTAGCCACTTTAAGAAAAAGTATGCATGGTTAGACTATTTATTAGCGTTTTATAGAtggtgtttaaataatatttttcaccatgttcaaatgtttgttagtaaac
This region includes:
- the IntS11 gene encoding integrator complex subunit 11, producing the protein MPEIKITPLGAGQDVGRSCILLSMGGKNIMLDCGMHMGFNDERRFPDFTYIAPEGPLTSYIDCVIISHFHLDHCGALPYFTEMVGYTGPIYMTHPTKAIAPILLEDMRKVAVERKGESNFFTSQNIKDCMKKVVAVTLHQSVMVDPQLEIKAYYAGHVLGAAMFWIRVGSQSVVYTGDYNMTPDRHLGAAWIDKCRPDLLISESTYATTIRDSKRCRERDFLKKIHECVDRGGKVLIPVFALGRAQELCILLETYWERMNLKVPVYFAVGLTEKANNYYKMFITWTNQKIRKTFVQRNMFDFKHIKPFDKAYIDNPGAMVVFATPGMLHAGLSLQIFKKWAPNENNMVIMPGFCVVGTVGHKVLNGAKKIEFENRQVVEVKMSVQYMSFSAHADAKGIMQLIQYCEPRHVMLVHGEAAKMEFLKEKIRKEFDLECHMPANGETCVVNTSITIPLDVSLRLLKTEARKHSALPPDPKRPRVMHGVLVVKDNSMCLMEVDDACKEAGISRHLVRFTSTLRIEDPGPASKTTEKLLALIRARLKDCPVQLTDGSISVESVLVKVEGSEDEQKSVYVSWDNQDEELGSYILGLLKTMGH
- the LOC138706739 gene encoding RNA-binding protein 45 gives rise to the protein MADRRKNAKDEKDRDGVDVVKAKLDDPPNSRLFIVCNKSITEEEFRSAFEKYGTIEEIWVVRDRNTGEPKGVTYIKFSKTSEAALALEEMNGCCIGSHPRPLKVMIAHSRDQGSKREMNEEERLLRLFCVVPKTTTDQMLRDHFKQFGDIDYVSVVKDRETKESKGFAYVKFHKISHAAKAFEGCDRSYKAVFAEPKKKTNPFDIYERFSGPPSSVMSYDAPFSPFKGSSYSNPEGYTTLRVIASPSLNQDQLWRLFDLVPGLDFLHLDTKSRLGKGQAIAVYNNPQAAAYAKEKLHGFEYPPGQRLIVKAEMNVHGDLPLPHISRTSAPYAGATSPRLGSSSGPPAAGTRNPGLQTDLATLAETIAQATSIIQAAGLTQGGANNTSQSRGETYDPTYCSVKLPGPQPLAPMESETAERLFIVCQPSPPPMFAIRDVFGRFGNLIDVYMLSGKNCGYAKYASKESAEQAIQTLHGQEVCGIRLKVMAADPRNDDRRKRLRMDDHDP